In Bacillus sp. NP247, one DNA window encodes the following:
- the ybeY gene encoding rRNA maturation RNase YbeY → MSLLIDFIDETEEVKDEYISLIRGLVEKAARMENIEEGAELSVTFVDNERIREINRDYRDKDQPTDVISFAMEEMGEGEMEIVGAEMPRMLGDLIISIPRAKEQAEEYGHSFDRELGFLALHGFLHLLGYDHMTEEDEKEMFGRQKEILEAFGLGR, encoded by the coding sequence ATGAGTTTATTAATTGATTTTATTGATGAAACAGAAGAAGTAAAAGATGAATATATAAGTTTGATTCGAGGTTTAGTAGAGAAAGCAGCCCGAATGGAGAACATAGAAGAAGGCGCGGAATTATCGGTTACATTTGTAGATAATGAACGTATTCGTGAAATAAACCGTGATTACCGAGATAAGGATCAGCCTACGGATGTTATTTCTTTCGCTATGGAAGAAATGGGAGAAGGCGAAATGGAAATTGTCGGTGCGGAGATGCCGCGTATGTTAGGAGATCTTATTATTTCTATTCCAAGAGCAAAAGAACAAGCTGAAGAATATGGACATTCTTTTGATCGAGAACTTGGGTTTTTAGCATTACATGGCTTTTTGCATTTGCTTGGTTATGATCATATGACAGAAGAAGATGAAAAAGAAATGTTTGGAAGACAAAAAGAAATTTTAGAGGCATTTGGATTAGGACGATGA
- the yqfD gene encoding sporulation protein YqfD has product MKNKWFIKWLGYVKVRIEGKGAERFVNECVRRKLLVWDVKKIADETLVFCMLLRDVKKIKPIYRKNECKLYFIGRYGFPFWNKRVIKNSGFLIGFLIFFFGMIALSNMVWKIEITGAKPETEYILMKELDKMGIKKGKLQFQMPSVEDVQRHLTDNINAITWAGLEIRGTTYHFKIVEKNEPKKESEQQPQNLVAKKEGIITKTFVEVGKPVVMKNDHVEKGQLLVSGMYGNEENPTVVSAKGIVYGETWYKSEVDVPLKTQFQVYTGNAYNEYFLKFGSAKIKIWGFRQDKYKRSRTESVKHDVKLFGFTLPIAYEKDIVREEEEANREYTEKQAMRVAKEMAEKELKKKLDEHAMIVSDNILSKEVEADHLKVTLHYTVIENIAEPQPISESDIQGD; this is encoded by the coding sequence ATGAAAAATAAATGGTTTATAAAATGGCTTGGGTATGTAAAGGTGCGAATTGAAGGTAAAGGAGCGGAACGCTTTGTTAACGAGTGTGTGCGGAGGAAATTACTCGTTTGGGATGTAAAGAAGATAGCTGATGAAACGTTAGTTTTTTGTATGTTATTACGAGATGTGAAAAAGATAAAACCAATTTATAGAAAAAATGAATGTAAATTATATTTTATTGGACGTTACGGCTTTCCATTTTGGAATAAGCGTGTAATTAAAAATAGTGGATTTTTAATTGGCTTTTTAATATTTTTTTTCGGAATGATCGCATTGTCAAATATGGTGTGGAAAATTGAAATTACAGGAGCAAAACCTGAAACAGAATATATATTGATGAAAGAATTGGACAAAATGGGTATAAAAAAAGGGAAATTACAGTTCCAAATGCCGAGTGTAGAAGATGTTCAACGTCATTTGACAGACAATATTAATGCGATTACTTGGGCGGGGCTAGAAATAAGAGGGACAACATATCATTTTAAGATTGTTGAAAAAAATGAACCGAAAAAAGAAAGTGAACAACAGCCACAAAACTTAGTAGCAAAAAAAGAAGGGATTATTACAAAAACATTTGTGGAAGTTGGGAAGCCTGTTGTCATGAAAAATGACCATGTAGAAAAGGGGCAACTTCTCGTATCGGGGATGTATGGTAATGAGGAGAATCCGACAGTTGTTTCAGCTAAAGGGATTGTATATGGAGAAACGTGGTACAAATCTGAGGTGGATGTTCCGTTAAAGACACAATTTCAAGTGTATACTGGGAATGCATACAATGAATATTTCCTTAAATTTGGGAGTGCTAAAATAAAAATATGGGGATTTCGACAGGATAAGTATAAGCGCTCTCGTACTGAAAGTGTAAAACATGATGTGAAATTATTTGGATTTACATTACCAATTGCATACGAGAAGGATATTGTACGAGAAGAGGAAGAAGCGAACCGAGAATATACGGAAAAACAAGCAATGAGAGTAGCGAAAGAGATGGCAGAAAAAGAACTGAAGAAAAAATTGGATGAACATGCTATGATTGTAAGTGATAACATTTTGAGTAAAGAGGTTGAGGCGGATCATCTAAAGGTTACATTACATTATACAGTGATTGAAAATATTGCAGAGCCACAACCAATATCTGAATCCGATATTCAAGGAGACTGA
- a CDS encoding diacylglycerol kinase family protein yields MKKGKLLDSFGYAIAGIYFCLRHERNMKIHYLAAVIVICCGFYFHITTTEWIVLLIVIGIVMSLEMVNTAIEKTVDLATADIHPFAKIAKDVAAGAVLLFAIIAAVIGAIIFLPYMV; encoded by the coding sequence ATGAAAAAAGGAAAACTTTTAGATAGTTTTGGATATGCTATAGCTGGTATATACTTTTGTCTTCGTCATGAACGAAATATGAAAATTCATTATTTAGCCGCAGTCATTGTTATATGCTGCGGCTTTTATTTCCATATTACAACAACGGAATGGATTGTATTACTTATTGTGATAGGGATTGTAATGAGTTTAGAGATGGTGAATACGGCTATTGAAAAAACAGTAGACTTAGCAACCGCCGATATTCATCCGTTTGCAAAAATTGCAAAGGATGTTGCGGCGGGGGCAGTTTTATTGTTTGCAATTATAGCTGCTGTAATTGGTGCTATTATCTTTTTACCGTATATGGTATAG
- a CDS encoding HD family phosphohydrolase, with protein MSKSQEISKWFRNLQHSKKLSWISYVLLGAVLFFALMNNVKPEQLDVKELDIAKKTIHSPIKIEDKAATAKKKKEAAQKVEDKYTYKSEYKQNKVDIVNSVFDAVSEVEAEAKSTGPDEYKKISDVDKLDKLKKKLPTDLAKSLTDSILLKFINADSSQLSLSKDAAVTAVNKIMSEHIKMDQEEVARERFVTEMSSVGISSDLKVAVNALGKYAIAANYFYDSAATKDSQKIAEDSVASVFILQGQVLVKEGDTISREAYEQLKLAGLLEKGNTFQPYVGLAVLICVLLYFMHKQFEVFLQRKREDRPYVLAYITILSITIVLMKIISLFQKLEYAGIAYVVPVAMGTILVKLMIGDRFVFLTSMIFSVCGSIMFNEGVTSTLNYSVGIYVLLSSLSVSIFLREKNRRTMILQAGILVSVLNVVVLAALLLLRNGNFSPLEIGVQLLMAAVSGIISSVLAMGILPYLESGLGIVSSMKLMELSSPNHPLLRKILLEAPGTYHHSVMVANLSEAACEAVGANGVLARVGAYYHDVGKTVQPQFFIENQMGIENPHDRLDPVTSKDIIIAHVTDGVRMLEENHIPQEIIDIAGQHHGTTLLKYFYYKAIKEDKEKYTEEMFRYPGSKATSKESAIVGIADSVEAAVRSMNHPTPDQINNLVQSIIRDRLQDGQFSECDLTFKELQIVGKTLCETLNGIFHSRITYPEPPEEKEQE; from the coding sequence ATGTCAAAATCTCAAGAAATTTCTAAGTGGTTTCGTAATTTACAACATTCGAAAAAACTAAGTTGGATTTCTTACGTTTTATTAGGAGCAGTACTGTTTTTTGCACTTATGAATAATGTGAAACCAGAGCAATTAGATGTTAAAGAGCTCGATATTGCTAAAAAAACAATTCACTCTCCTATTAAAATTGAAGATAAAGCCGCAACAGCGAAAAAGAAAAAAGAAGCCGCTCAAAAGGTTGAGGATAAATATACATATAAAAGCGAATATAAGCAAAATAAAGTGGATATTGTAAATTCCGTCTTTGATGCGGTAAGTGAAGTAGAGGCAGAGGCTAAGTCGACTGGCCCAGACGAGTATAAAAAAATTTCTGATGTGGACAAATTGGACAAGTTAAAGAAGAAATTACCAACAGATTTAGCGAAAAGCTTAACAGATTCAATATTGTTGAAATTTATTAATGCTGATTCAAGTCAATTGTCATTGTCGAAGGATGCGGCTGTAACAGCGGTTAATAAAATTATGAGTGAACACATTAAGATGGATCAAGAAGAAGTTGCAAGAGAACGATTTGTTACTGAAATGAGTAGCGTAGGTATAAGTAGTGATTTAAAAGTTGCGGTGAATGCACTAGGGAAGTATGCGATTGCAGCGAACTATTTTTATGATTCAGCTGCGACGAAAGATAGTCAAAAAATAGCGGAAGATTCAGTTGCATCAGTTTTTATCCTTCAAGGGCAAGTTCTTGTGAAAGAAGGCGATACGATTTCACGAGAAGCATATGAGCAGTTGAAGTTAGCTGGATTGTTAGAGAAGGGCAATACCTTCCAACCTTATGTTGGTCTGGCTGTACTTATTTGTGTGTTATTGTACTTTATGCATAAGCAGTTTGAAGTGTTTTTACAGCGAAAAAGAGAAGATAGGCCGTATGTTTTAGCGTATATCACAATTTTGTCTATCACGATTGTTTTAATGAAAATCATTAGTTTGTTTCAAAAGCTTGAATATGCAGGAATCGCGTATGTTGTTCCGGTTGCGATGGGAACAATACTTGTAAAATTAATGATTGGTGATCGATTTGTATTTTTAACGAGTATGATCTTTTCTGTGTGCGGAAGTATTATGTTTAATGAAGGTGTAACGAGTACACTGAATTATAGTGTGGGGATTTATGTTTTATTAAGTTCATTATCAGTTAGTATTTTCTTGAGAGAAAAAAATCGTCGTACAATGATTTTACAAGCTGGTATACTCGTTTCTGTATTAAATGTAGTCGTATTAGCGGCGTTGTTATTATTGCGAAATGGGAACTTTTCGCCTCTTGAAATTGGGGTACAATTATTAATGGCTGCAGTTTCAGGGATTATCTCTTCTGTTCTAGCTATGGGGATTTTACCGTATTTAGAAAGTGGCCTTGGGATTGTATCGAGTATGAAGTTGATGGAACTTTCAAGTCCGAATCATCCGCTCTTGCGCAAAATTTTATTAGAAGCACCAGGTACATATCACCACAGTGTAATGGTAGCTAATCTTTCAGAAGCTGCATGTGAAGCAGTTGGAGCGAACGGAGTATTAGCGCGTGTAGGGGCGTATTATCATGATGTAGGGAAAACAGTACAACCGCAGTTTTTTATTGAAAACCAGATGGGAATTGAAAACCCGCATGATAGATTAGACCCTGTAACGAGTAAAGATATTATAATTGCTCATGTAACCGATGGGGTGAGAATGCTAGAAGAAAACCATATACCTCAAGAAATTATCGATATCGCTGGACAGCATCATGGTACAACGTTACTTAAATATTTTTACTATAAGGCGATTAAAGAAGATAAAGAGAAATATACTGAGGAAATGTTCCGCTATCCAGGATCAAAAGCAACTTCTAAAGAGTCGGCAATCGTTGGTATTGCTGATAGTGTAGAAGCGGCGGTACGTTCAATGAATCATCCAACGCCAGATCAAATCAATAATTTAGTGCAAAGTATCATTAGAGATCGTTTGCAAGATGGTCAATTTAGCGAATGTGATTTGACATTTAAGGAACTACAAATCGTTGGAAAAACGTTATGTGAAACGTTAAATGGTATTTTCCATTCCCGTATTACATATCCGGAACCGCCGGAAGAAAAGGAGCAAGAATGA
- a CDS encoding pyruvate, water dikinase regulatory protein, whose product MDNKIVYVVSDSVGETADLVVRAAMGQFPFAPDIRRVPYVEDTGTLKEVISIAKSNQALICFTLVKPDMRQYLLTEAAKEGVEAYDIIGPLIDQIEGITGQVPRYEPGVVRRLDEEYFKKIEAIEFAVKYDDGRDARGILKADIVLIGISRTSKTPLSQYLAHNKRLKVANVPLVPEVDPPEELYQVAKEKCFGLKIIPDKLNHIRKERLKSLGLSDGATYANINRIQEEIDHFEEVISKINCQVIDVSNKAIEETANIIVNAVQNQKMF is encoded by the coding sequence ATGGATAATAAAATCGTATATGTCGTATCTGACTCTGTAGGAGAAACGGCTGATTTGGTTGTTAGAGCGGCAATGGGACAGTTCCCATTCGCTCCTGATATTAGACGTGTACCGTATGTAGAAGATACAGGGACATTAAAAGAAGTAATCTCGATTGCCAAGAGCAATCAAGCGCTTATTTGTTTTACGTTAGTAAAGCCTGATATGCGTCAATATTTATTGACAGAAGCGGCAAAAGAAGGAGTAGAGGCATACGATATTATCGGACCTCTTATCGATCAAATTGAAGGAATTACAGGGCAAGTACCAAGGTATGAGCCAGGTGTCGTTCGAAGATTAGATGAAGAGTACTTTAAAAAAATTGAAGCGATTGAATTTGCAGTTAAGTATGATGATGGTAGAGATGCCCGTGGTATTTTAAAAGCTGATATCGTGTTGATTGGAATTTCACGTACATCAAAAACACCACTTTCACAATATTTAGCGCATAACAAACGTTTGAAAGTTGCGAATGTACCACTTGTACCGGAAGTGGATCCGCCTGAGGAATTATATCAAGTGGCAAAAGAGAAATGTTTCGGTTTGAAAATTATACCGGATAAGTTAAATCATATTCGAAAAGAACGATTGAAATCACTTGGATTAAGTGATGGAGCAACATATGCAAATATTAATCGTATTCAAGAAGAAATTGATCATTTTGAGGAAGTAATTAGTAAAATAAATTGTCAAGTGATTGATGTATCAAATAAGGCGATTGAAGAAACAGCAAATATTATTGTGAATGCAGTGCAAAACCAAAAAATGTTTTAG
- a CDS encoding YqzL family protein: MLDFTWKFFSKTGSIETYLLLKEMEKDVNDEMDQHEEELAHLDSPIS; this comes from the coding sequence ATGCTAGATTTTACCTGGAAGTTTTTCTCCAAAACAGGAAGCATTGAAACGTATTTGCTTTTAAAAGAAATGGAAAAAGACGTAAACGATGAGATGGATCAACATGAAGAGGAGTTAGCGCATCTAGACTCTCCAATTTCTTGA
- a CDS encoding cytidine deaminase: MNSKQLIQEATEARKRAYVPYSKFQVGAALLTQDGKIYRGCNVENASYGLCNCAERTALFKAISEGDNEFVAIAVVADTKRPVPPCGACRQVMVELCKQDTKVYLSNLHGDVQETTVGELLPGAFLAEDLHE, from the coding sequence ATGAATAGCAAACAATTAATTCAAGAAGCAACCGAAGCGCGTAAACGAGCGTACGTACCATATTCTAAATTTCAAGTAGGTGCAGCTTTACTAACTCAGGACGGAAAAATATATCGTGGATGTAATGTTGAAAATGCATCATATGGTTTATGTAACTGTGCAGAAAGAACAGCGTTATTTAAGGCAATTTCTGAAGGAGATAACGAGTTTGTAGCTATTGCAGTCGTAGCGGATACAAAGCGTCCAGTACCTCCTTGTGGAGCATGTCGACAAGTTATGGTAGAATTATGTAAACAGGATACGAAAGTATACCTATCAAACTTACATGGTGATGTTCAAGAGACAACAGTCGGAGAATTGTTACCAGGAGCATTTTTAGCGGAGGATTTACATGAATAG
- the recO gene encoding DNA repair protein RecO, with amino-acid sequence MFQKVEGIVIRTTDYGETNKIVTIYSREFGKVSAMARGAKKPKSRLAAISQLMTHGHFLIQMGSGLGTLQQGEIISSMKEIREDIFLTAYASFIIELTDKATEDKKHNPYLFEMLYQTLHYMCEGVDPEVLSLIYQTKMLPVLGMRPYFDTCAICHQETDFVAFSVREGGFLCSRHAEQDPYRIPVGEAVHKLLRLFFHFDLHRLGNVSVKDSTKKQMRTVLNTYYDEYCGIYLKTRRFLEQLDKFQI; translated from the coding sequence ATGTTTCAAAAAGTTGAGGGCATTGTTATCCGTACGACAGATTACGGAGAAACAAATAAGATTGTTACAATATACTCACGGGAATTTGGTAAGGTAAGTGCAATGGCAAGAGGGGCGAAAAAGCCGAAGAGTCGGTTAGCGGCTATTTCGCAACTTATGACACATGGTCATTTTCTTATTCAAATGGGATCTGGACTTGGAACTTTGCAACAAGGCGAGATTATTTCATCTATGAAAGAAATTCGTGAGGATATATTTTTAACTGCTTATGCATCATTTATTATTGAACTAACCGATAAAGCAACAGAAGATAAGAAGCATAATCCGTATTTATTTGAAATGTTATATCAAACGTTGCATTATATGTGTGAGGGTGTTGATCCAGAAGTATTATCATTAATTTACCAAACGAAAATGCTTCCGGTATTAGGGATGCGCCCGTACTTTGATACATGTGCTATTTGTCATCAAGAAACAGATTTTGTCGCCTTCTCTGTCCGGGAAGGCGGTTTTCTGTGCTCGCGTCATGCGGAGCAAGATCCGTATCGTATTCCGGTGGGAGAGGCTGTTCATAAATTATTACGTCTCTTTTTTCACTTTGATTTACACCGGCTCGGTAATGTATCGGTGAAGGATAGTACAAAAAAACAAATGCGCACAGTATTGAATACATATTATGATGAATATTGTGGGATTTATTTGAAAACAAGGCGTTTCTTGGAGCAACTTGATAAGTTTCAAATATAA
- a CDS encoding PhoH family protein produces the protein MAEQLVEMNQQLENPNEAIALFGVNDAHLKVIERELSVSIVTRGESVRVSGADETVVLVEKILQQLLVVIRKGVSISERDVAYAIQLGQQGKIAQFEELYEEEIFKTAKGKSIRVKTMGQRRYIHAMKKNDIVFGIGPAGTGKTYLAVVMAVRALKQGYVKKIILTRPAVEAGESLGFLPGDLKEKVDPYLRPLYDALHDILGQEYTQRMMERGVIEIAPLAYMRGRTLDDSFVILDEAQNTTGVQIKMFLTRLGFSSKMVITGDPSQVDLPKGVKSGLSIAANILSGVSGLSFITLEQTDVVRHPLVQRIIEAYDKME, from the coding sequence ATGGCAGAACAATTAGTAGAAATGAACCAACAATTGGAAAATCCCAACGAAGCAATCGCTCTTTTTGGGGTAAATGATGCTCATTTAAAAGTAATTGAACGAGAACTTAGTGTATCGATTGTGACTAGAGGAGAATCTGTTCGTGTATCTGGAGCAGATGAAACTGTGGTGCTCGTAGAAAAAATCTTACAACAGTTACTTGTTGTTATCCGTAAAGGTGTATCAATTTCGGAAAGAGATGTTGCGTATGCGATTCAGCTTGGGCAACAAGGGAAAATCGCTCAATTCGAAGAGTTATATGAAGAGGAAATTTTTAAAACGGCAAAAGGTAAATCCATTCGTGTGAAAACGATGGGGCAAAGACGATATATTCATGCAATGAAAAAGAATGATATTGTATTTGGGATAGGACCTGCTGGGACAGGGAAAACATACTTAGCCGTAGTAATGGCTGTGAGAGCTTTAAAGCAAGGGTATGTAAAGAAAATTATTTTAACAAGACCTGCTGTAGAAGCTGGAGAGAGCTTAGGGTTTTTACCAGGCGATTTGAAAGAAAAAGTAGATCCGTATTTACGGCCGCTATATGATGCGTTACATGATATTCTTGGACAAGAATATACACAACGTATGATGGAACGTGGTGTAATTGAAATTGCACCTCTTGCTTATATGAGAGGGCGTACACTTGATGATTCATTTGTTATATTAGATGAGGCGCAAAATACAACTGGTGTTCAAATAAAAATGTTTTTAACACGATTAGGTTTTAGTTCGAAAATGGTTATTACGGGAGATCCCTCACAGGTAGACTTGCCAAAAGGGGTAAAGTCAGGTCTTTCGATTGCTGCTAATATTTTATCTGGTGTATCAGGTCTTTCGTTCATTACGTTGGAACAAACGGACGTTGTGAGACACCCGTTAGTGCAACGTATTATTGAGGCATATGATAAAATGGAATGA
- the era gene encoding GTPase Era produces the protein MNRKGYKSGFVSIIGRPNVGKSTFLNRIIGQKIAIMSDKPQTTRNKIQGVYTENDSQVVFIDTPGIHKPKHKLGDFMVKMAQTTLKEVDIVLFMVNATEGYGRGEEFIIEKLQETKQPVFLVINKIDQVHPEQLLELIDQYRKLYEFAEIVPISALDGNNVEALIGAIKKYLPEGPQYYPDNQVTDHPERFIISELIREKVLHLTREEVPHSVAVVIDAIQKREGGAVYINATIVVERASQKGIIIGKQGKMLKEVGKRARFDIEALLGSKVFLEVWVKVQKDWRNKMSQLRDLGFREDEY, from the coding sequence ATGAATAGAAAAGGTTATAAATCAGGTTTTGTCTCTATTATTGGCAGACCGAATGTTGGGAAATCTACATTTTTAAATCGTATTATTGGCCAAAAAATTGCCATTATGAGCGATAAGCCACAAACAACACGTAATAAAATTCAAGGTGTATATACAGAAAATGATTCACAAGTAGTTTTCATTGATACACCAGGAATACATAAACCTAAACATAAACTAGGCGATTTCATGGTGAAGATGGCTCAAACGACATTAAAAGAAGTTGATATTGTTTTGTTTATGGTCAATGCAACTGAAGGATATGGTCGTGGTGAGGAATTTATTATTGAGAAATTACAAGAAACGAAACAACCGGTATTTTTAGTAATTAATAAAATTGACCAAGTTCATCCAGAGCAATTGCTGGAGTTGATTGATCAATATCGTAAATTATATGAGTTCGCGGAGATTGTGCCAATTTCTGCATTGGACGGTAATAACGTTGAAGCGTTAATCGGAGCAATTAAAAAGTATTTGCCAGAAGGACCGCAATATTACCCGGATAATCAAGTAACGGATCATCCAGAGCGATTTATTATTTCAGAGCTTATTCGTGAAAAAGTATTACATTTAACACGTGAAGAAGTGCCGCATTCTGTAGCGGTTGTTATTGATGCAATTCAAAAACGTGAGGGCGGAGCGGTTTATATAAACGCAACGATTGTTGTTGAACGTGCATCACAAAAAGGAATTATTATAGGTAAGCAAGGGAAAATGTTAAAAGAAGTCGGTAAGCGAGCTCGCTTTGACATTGAAGCACTTCTTGGTTCTAAAGTATTTTTAGAAGTATGGGTGAAAGTGCAAAAAGATTGGCGTAATAAGATGTCACAGCTTCGTGACCTTGGTTTCCGTGAAGACGAGTATTAA
- a CDS encoding helix-turn-helix transcriptional regulator: MIIIELNKRQEHIIQIVKDHGPITGESIAAQLGLTRATLRPDLAILTMAGYLEARPRVGYFYTGKTGGQLLSEAVKKIKVQDYQSRPAVIDKNVSVYDAICTMFLEDVGTLFVVDQSTLLVGVVSRKDLLRASLGKQDLTSLPVNIIMTRMPNIAMCRREDSLYDIAMELIERQIDALPVVKDTKQGLEVIGRITKTNITRAFVNLVNNE; encoded by the coding sequence GTGATTATCATAGAGCTGAATAAACGGCAAGAACATATCATTCAGATTGTAAAAGATCACGGTCCTATTACAGGGGAGTCAATTGCTGCGCAATTGGGTTTAACACGTGCAACGCTAAGACCAGACTTAGCAATTTTAACGATGGCTGGTTATTTAGAAGCGCGTCCACGTGTAGGTTATTTTTATACGGGTAAAACTGGGGGACAGCTATTATCTGAAGCTGTTAAGAAAATTAAAGTGCAAGATTATCAATCTAGACCGGCTGTAATTGATAAAAATGTATCAGTATACGATGCAATCTGTACTATGTTTCTAGAGGACGTTGGTACATTATTTGTTGTAGATCAATCTACTTTATTAGTTGGCGTTGTATCCCGTAAAGATTTATTACGAGCTAGCTTAGGAAAGCAGGATTTAACCTCTCTTCCGGTTAATATTATCATGACAAGGATGCCAAACATTGCGATGTGTCGCAGGGAGGATTCTTTATATGATATTGCGATGGAATTAATAGAAAGACAGATTGATGCGTTGCCAGTTGTGAAGGATACGAAACAAGGTTTAGAAGTGATTGGGCGAATTACAAAAACAAATATTACACGTGCGTTTGTAAATTTAGTAAATAACGAATAA
- the dnaG gene encoding DNA primase has translation MGNRIPEEVVEQIRTSSDIVEVIGEYVQLRKQGRNYFGLCPFHGENSPSFSVSSDKQIFHCFGCGEGGNVFSFLMKMEGLAFTEAVQKLGERNGIAVAEYTSGQGQQQQQDISDDTVIMQQAHELLKKYYHHLLVNTEEGNEALSYLLKRGITKEMIEKFEIGYASQAWDAATKILQKRGLSLSSMEQAGLLVRSEKDGSHYDRFRGRVMFPIYTLQGKVIAFSGRALGDDTPKYLNSPETPIFYKSKLLYNFHQARPFIRKRGQVVLFEGYADVLAAVKSGVEEAVATMGTALTEEQAKLLRRNVETVVLCYDGDKAGREATMKAGQLLLQVGCQVKVTSLPDKLDPDEYVQQYGTTAFENLVKSSISFVGFKINYLRLGKNLQDESGKEEYVKSVLKELSLLQDAMQAESYLKSLSQEFSYSMETLLNQLHQYRKEQKVQQKQIKQVSKPSQIVQTKPKLTGFERAEREIIYHMLQSAEVAVRMETHIEDFYTEEHKGILYELYAYYEKGNEPSVGTFLSWLSDEKLKNIITDISTDEFINPEYTEEALQGHLEALRRHKEKLEKMEIIFKVKQMEKTDPVEAAKYYVAYLQNQKTRK, from the coding sequence ATGGGGAACAGAATTCCCGAAGAAGTTGTTGAACAGATTCGGACATCATCTGATATTGTAGAAGTGATTGGTGAGTATGTTCAACTTAGAAAGCAGGGACGTAACTATTTCGGCCTTTGTCCATTTCATGGTGAGAATTCTCCTTCATTCTCTGTTTCATCTGATAAGCAAATTTTTCATTGCTTTGGATGTGGAGAAGGTGGAAATGTCTTTTCTTTTCTTATGAAAATGGAAGGACTTGCTTTCACCGAGGCTGTTCAAAAGCTTGGCGAAAGAAATGGAATTGCAGTTGCAGAATATACATCAGGGCAAGGACAACAACAACAACAAGACATATCTGATGACACTGTCATCATGCAACAGGCTCATGAACTTTTGAAAAAGTATTATCATCATTTATTAGTAAATACAGAAGAAGGAAATGAAGCACTTTCATATTTATTAAAACGTGGTATTACAAAAGAGATGATTGAGAAATTTGAAATTGGTTATGCATCACAAGCTTGGGATGCAGCAACGAAAATTTTACAAAAAAGAGGTTTGTCGCTATCTAGTATGGAACAGGCTGGCCTTCTTGTAAGAAGTGAGAAGGATGGCAGTCATTATGACCGCTTCCGCGGAAGAGTTATGTTTCCGATTTATACTTTACAAGGTAAGGTGATAGCGTTTAGTGGAAGGGCGTTAGGAGATGACACTCCGAAATATTTAAATAGTCCTGAAACACCGATTTTTTACAAAAGTAAGTTGTTGTATAATTTCCACCAAGCAAGGCCGTTTATTAGAAAACGTGGGCAGGTTGTCCTTTTTGAAGGTTATGCCGATGTACTAGCCGCGGTGAAAAGTGGTGTGGAAGAAGCTGTTGCGACAATGGGAACAGCCTTAACTGAAGAACAAGCGAAACTTCTGCGACGTAACGTTGAAACTGTTGTTCTTTGCTATGATGGTGATAAAGCAGGGCGAGAAGCGACGATGAAAGCAGGGCAATTACTATTGCAAGTTGGTTGCCAAGTGAAAGTTACATCCTTGCCAGATAAGCTTGACCCTGATGAATATGTGCAACAATATGGAACAACCGCTTTTGAAAATCTTGTGAAATCAAGTATAAGTTTTGTTGGTTTCAAAATAAATTATTTGCGTTTAGGGAAAAATTTGCAAGATGAGTCTGGCAAAGAAGAATATGTAAAAAGTGTTTTAAAAGAGTTATCATTGCTACAGGATGCGATGCAGGCGGAATCATATTTAAAATCATTATCGCAAGAATTTTCGTATTCAATGGAAACACTTTTGAATCAATTGCACCAATATCGCAAAGAACAAAAGGTACAGCAAAAACAAATAAAGCAGGTTTCTAAACCATCTCAAATTGTTCAAACGAAGCCGAAGTTAACAGGTTTTGAAAGGGCAGAAAGAGAAATTATTTACCATATGTTGCAAAGTGCAGAAGTGGCAGTGCGTATGGAAACTCATATAGAAGATTTTTATACAGAAGAACATAAAGGGATTTTATATGAACTATACGCATATTATGAAAAGGGAAATGAACCCTCAGTCGGAACATTTTTAAGTTGGCTCTCTGATGAAAAGTTGAAAAATATTATCACTGATATTTCGACGGATGAATTTATTAATCCAGAATACACAGAAGAAGCGTTGCAAGGCCATTTGGAGGCGCTCAGACGTCATAAGGAAAAACTTGAAAAGATGGAGATTATCTTTAAAGTAAAACAAATGGAAAAAACAGATCCTGTAGAGGCTGCTAAATATTATGTAGCGTATTTACAAAATCAAAAAACAAGAAAATAG